From the genome of bacterium:
TGTATCAAGGGTTCTTATTTTTTCCTGCAATTTGTTCTTTTTGAAAACCGCAATTTGTCCAATAGCTTTTACATAATCTTCATAGTCTTCATCGTTTATTCTAATCTCTCTGCTTCCTTTGAGACCCCTGAGAATTTCCTCAAAGGTTTCTTTATGCTTTAACTCTTCTTTTGAAAGAAAATGAAAAACTTCTTTTAAGTCTTTCGGGACTATATTTTCTGCTTCTTTGTAAAATTCAAATCCACTTTCTTCAATTGCGATGGCAATGTTTATGATCTCTGATTTCGTAAACATGTTATCCCCCTTACTTAATTTCTCTCTTTTTTGAAAATTCTTTCTAAATCTTCAAGTTTTATGAGAACTTTTCTGGGTTTTGTTCCTTCTTGAGGGCCAATAATTCCTAACTGTTCCAGCTGGTCAATTACTCTTGCTGCCCTCGCAAAGCCGAGTTTGAGTCTTCTCTGTAGTAATGTTGCTGATGCTTTTCCCTCAAGTATAACAGCTCTTGCCGCTTCTTCAAGCATTGGATCCCATTCACCTTCTTCCACACCAATCTCCTCTTCCGTTTCCGCTAAGGGAATCTCAGTCATTTCGGGAATTTTTCTGTAGTAGTTGTTTCTGATTTCGTTCATCTTTTCTTTTACAATTTGTGGTTCCAATTCTAAGTATTCGCAAAGGAGCT
Proteins encoded in this window:
- a CDS encoding ferritin family protein, which gives rise to MFTKSEIINIAIAIEESGFEFYKEAENIVPKDLKEVFHFLSKEELKHKETFEEILRGLKGSREIRINDEDYEDYVKAIGQIAVFKKNKLQEKIRTLDTPEKIIIFAIEMETTSINYYNFLLEVETEKNRSLLNQILAEERKHLATLTNILDKLKK